In a single window of the Gossypium hirsutum isolate 1008001.06 chromosome A13, Gossypium_hirsutum_v2.1, whole genome shotgun sequence genome:
- the LOC107894683 gene encoding uncharacterized protein, with protein sequence MVIICCRLDAEVNFGTSNAQSLGDVHLHSTPEENLPSWTSEEEARRMGDYRDILSLTRVLMHGPKSKANVDTIIERCAGAGHLRDDILHYSKKLEKIPSDDDENRAYIMDMGVKAMRLVIT encoded by the exons ATGGTAATCATTTGCTGCAGACTTGATGCAGAGGTGAACTTTGGAACATCCAATGCACAATCATTGGGTGATGTACATCTACATTCTACACCTGAAGAAAACTTGCCATCCTGGACTTCTGAAGAAGAAGCACGAAGGATGGGTGATTACCGTGACATTCTAAGCCTTACAAGAGTTCTCATGCATGGTCCCAAAAGCAAAGCAAATGTTGATACTATTATTGAAAG GTGTGCTGGTGCAGGGCATTTACGAGATGATATCCTCCATTATAGTAAGAAACTGGAGAAGATCCCAAGTGACGATGATGAGAACCGAGCATACATCATGGATATGGGCGTTAAGGCTATGAGGTTAGTTATTACATAG